Proteins encoded together in one Balaenoptera ricei isolate mBalRic1 chromosome 2, mBalRic1.hap2, whole genome shotgun sequence window:
- the LOC132360854 gene encoding skin secretory protein xP2-like: MDAPHGRGAPPAPGAAAQLQPTAPGARRALVLPGARGRAAAGAWSAAGGRARQGPTPQGAFLRSARSARRSGWAPGSAPRFRPATRRKRERRSAQTPPAASCRLHPPGSGRLLAVNSAPRWEPAGAALPRPGPAPAPPRPRRRRPIGRRAPAAPPAAGGRGRARAEGAAPRLRVAPASGLRRAPAVSRAPPRGGRAPVTFGSGGLSRASGPASGPLLRDPHRPASGRRAPVRGFLFVLRNSRGTRVAAFGPLPPRGAPREPGGAGAAPGVGPAGRRAPGEGVRAAGREGGAFSPAPARSARPPRRVINKAQTDRLLMSGSRRVLPGRRAE; encoded by the coding sequence ATGGACGCCCCCCACGGCCGCGGCGCCCCGCCGGCTCCCGGAGCCGCGGCGCAGCTGCAGCCTACGGCTCCCGGCGCGCGCAGGGCATTGGTGCTGCCCGGGGCGCGGGGCCGGGCCGCGGCCGGAGCATGGAGCGCGGCTGGAGGGCGCGCGAGGCAGGGTCCGACTCCGCAGGGCGCGTTCCTCCGCTCCGCCCGCTCGGCGCGGCGATCGGGGTGGGCGCCCGGCTCCGCTCCCCGCTTTCGGCCGGCCACTCGGCGAAAGCGCGAGCGCCGGAGCGCGCAGACACCGCCCGCCGCGAGCTGCCGCCTACACCCGCCCGGATCAGGCCGGCTCCTCGCCGTAAATAGCGCCCCGCGCTGGGAGCCGGCCGGCgccgccctgccccgccccggccccgccccggccccgccccggccgcGCCGGCGCCGTCCGATTGGCCGCCGGGCTCCAGCCGCTCCTCCCGCAgccggggggcggggccgggcgcggGCGGAGGGCGCTGCCCCGCGGCTCCGAGTGGCGCCGGCGTCTGGTCTGCGGAGGGCGCCGGCCGTCTCCCGCGCTCCCCCTCGCGGAGGCCGCGCGCCCGTGACCTTCGGGAGCGGCGGGTTGAGCCGGGCCTCAGGCCCTGCCTCGGGCCCCCTCCTCCGTGACCCTCACCGCCCTGCCTCGGGCCGGCGTGCGCCAGTGCGTGGCTTCCTTTTCGTTCTCCGAAACTCGCGAGGGACCCGCGTGGCCGCCTTCGGACCCCTCCCGCCGCGCGGCGCGCCTCGGGAGCCCGGGGGAGCGGGGGCGGCCCCCGGCGTGGGCCCCGCGGGCCGGCGCGCGCCCGGGGAGGGCGTCCGGGCGGCGGGGCGGGAAGGGGGCGCGTTCAGCCCTGCCCCCGCCCGCTCCGCGCGTCCGCCCCGCCGAGTGATCAATAAGGCCCAGACAGACAGGCTGTTGATGAGCGGGAGCCGCCGAGTTCTCCCGGGTAGACGGGCCGAGTAG